In Actinomyces radicidentis, one genomic interval encodes:
- a CDS encoding IS110 family transposase, protein MITERTSLGLDVHARSVSAAAIDTLTGEVIQRRLDGEYSHTIDLASRLAAEHGPLLITYEAGPTGFGLARELTAAGHRVQVAAPSKLARPAGQRVKTDRTDAMFLAECALNGTITPVRIPTLAQEGARDLVRSRDDARTDLMAARHRLSKMLLRRGWVYPGKTTWGPAHDAWLRALRREDVPALGAGATAAFDDAYDTVTHTLARRDRLDTAIAALAADSEFTPVTARLSCLRGISTLTGFALAVEIGDWHRFTGATIASYLGLVPCEHSSGQTRTQGGITKTGNTHARRLLTEAAWQHKSPYRPGPALRAAWAKVPGDVATRADTGNRRLNRRWQTLASHHKRHTIANTAIARELAGWCWSLAVMDH, encoded by the coding sequence GTGATTACTGAGCGTACAAGCCTGGGGCTGGACGTTCACGCCCGCAGCGTGAGTGCCGCCGCCATCGATACCCTCACCGGCGAGGTGATCCAACGCCGCCTGGACGGCGAGTACAGCCACACCATCGACCTGGCCTCACGCCTGGCCGCCGAGCACGGACCACTGCTGATCACCTACGAGGCAGGCCCCACCGGCTTCGGACTGGCCCGCGAGCTGACCGCCGCGGGCCACCGGGTGCAGGTCGCCGCACCCTCGAAGCTGGCCCGCCCCGCCGGACAGCGGGTCAAGACCGACCGCACCGACGCGATGTTCCTGGCCGAGTGCGCCCTGAACGGCACGATCACGCCCGTGCGCATCCCTACCCTGGCCCAGGAGGGCGCCCGCGACCTGGTGCGATCCCGCGACGACGCCCGCACCGACCTCATGGCCGCCCGCCACCGCCTGTCCAAGATGCTGCTGCGCCGCGGATGGGTCTACCCCGGCAAGACCACCTGGGGACCCGCCCACGACGCTTGGCTGCGCGCACTGCGCCGCGAGGACGTCCCCGCCCTGGGCGCCGGCGCCACCGCGGCCTTCGACGACGCCTACGACACCGTCACCCACACCCTGGCACGACGCGACCGCCTCGATACCGCCATCGCCGCCCTGGCCGCCGACAGTGAGTTCACCCCCGTCACCGCCCGCCTGTCCTGCCTGAGAGGCATCTCCACACTGACCGGCTTCGCCCTCGCCGTCGAGATCGGCGACTGGCACCGCTTCACCGGCGCGACCATCGCCTCCTACCTCGGACTGGTCCCCTGCGAGCACTCCTCGGGCCAGACCCGCACCCAGGGCGGCATCACCAAGACCGGCAACACCCACGCCCGACGTCTCCTGACCGAAGCCGCCTGGCAGCACAAGAGCCCCTACCGCCCCGGCCCCGCCCTGCGAGCCGCATGGGCCAAGGTCCCCGGGGACGTCGCCACCCGGGCCGACACCGGCAACAGGCGCCTGAACAGGCGCTGGCAGACCCTGGCCAGCCACCACAAACGTCACACGATCGCCAACACCGCCATCGCCCGGGAGCTCGCAGGCTGGTGCTGGTCCCTGGCCGTCATGGACCACTAG
- a CDS encoding ABC-F family ATP-binding cassette domain-containing protein yields the protein MAAVINVQDLTMRIGARQLVAGANYRVDKGMRIGLVGRNGAGKTTMTKLLAAQSVAQGTSQSVADADESHGLEAVQYEGTIACNGSVGYLPQDTKVGDLTEIARDRILSARGIDALLKRIHKAEERIAQSAEGDAMAKALDRYTRLDHEFTMAGGYAAAGEAARISAALGLPDRVLDQPIGTLSGGQRRRVELARVLFQKPDTLLLDEPTNHLDHDSILWLRDHLRTYAGGFIVISHDVELLRDTVNQVMYLDANRGVLDVYHLGWDAYLHQRAEDETRRRKERANAEKKAAALRAQGEKMRAKATKAVAAQQMLKRADRLLQGLEAEQEAEKVAHLRFPDPAPCGKTPLRAAGLSKAYGSLEVFAGVDLAIDRGSRVVVLGLNGAGKTTLLRLLGGVETPDSGEVIDGHGLKIGYYAQEHETIDNGATVVENLRRSAPGMNDTEVRSVLGSFLFSGADADKPARVLSGGEKTRLALAMLVVSSANVLLLDEPTNNLDPASREEILGALSTFEGAVVLVTHDEGAVEALEPDRVLLLPDGDEDLWNDSYLELVTLA from the coding sequence ATGGCCGCCGTGATCAACGTCCAGGACCTCACCATGCGCATCGGCGCCCGCCAGCTCGTCGCGGGCGCGAACTACCGGGTGGACAAGGGCATGCGGATCGGGCTCGTCGGACGCAACGGCGCCGGCAAGACCACCATGACCAAGCTGCTCGCCGCGCAGTCCGTGGCCCAGGGCACCAGCCAGTCCGTCGCCGACGCCGACGAGTCCCACGGCCTCGAGGCCGTCCAGTACGAGGGCACGATCGCCTGCAACGGCTCGGTCGGCTACCTGCCCCAGGACACCAAGGTCGGCGACCTCACCGAGATCGCCCGCGACCGCATCCTCTCTGCCCGGGGCATCGACGCCCTCCTCAAGCGCATCCACAAGGCCGAGGAGAGGATCGCCCAGTCCGCCGAGGGCGACGCCATGGCCAAGGCCCTGGACCGCTACACCCGCCTCGACCACGAGTTCACCATGGCCGGCGGCTACGCGGCCGCCGGCGAGGCCGCCCGCATCTCCGCCGCGCTCGGCCTGCCCGACCGCGTCCTCGACCAGCCCATCGGCACCCTCTCCGGAGGCCAGCGCCGCCGCGTCGAGCTCGCCCGCGTCCTCTTCCAGAAGCCGGACACGCTGCTCCTGGACGAGCCCACCAACCACCTCGACCACGACTCGATCCTCTGGCTGCGAGACCACCTGCGCACCTACGCCGGCGGCTTCATCGTCATCTCCCACGACGTCGAGCTCCTGCGGGACACCGTCAACCAGGTCATGTACCTCGACGCCAACCGCGGCGTCCTCGACGTCTACCACCTCGGCTGGGACGCCTACCTCCACCAGCGCGCCGAGGACGAGACGCGCCGCCGCAAGGAGCGCGCGAACGCCGAGAAGAAGGCCGCCGCGCTCCGCGCCCAGGGCGAGAAGATGCGCGCCAAGGCCACCAAGGCCGTCGCCGCCCAGCAGATGCTCAAGCGCGCCGACCGCCTCCTCCAGGGCCTCGAGGCCGAGCAGGAGGCCGAGAAGGTCGCCCACCTGCGCTTCCCGGACCCCGCTCCGTGCGGCAAGACCCCGCTGCGCGCCGCGGGCCTGTCCAAGGCCTACGGCTCGCTCGAGGTCTTCGCCGGCGTGGACCTCGCCATCGACCGCGGCAGCCGCGTCGTCGTCCTCGGCCTCAACGGCGCCGGCAAGACGACCCTCCTCCGGCTCCTCGGGGGCGTCGAGACCCCCGACTCCGGCGAGGTCATCGACGGCCACGGCCTCAAGATCGGCTACTACGCCCAGGAGCACGAGACGATCGACAACGGCGCCACCGTCGTCGAGAACCTGCGGCGCTCCGCCCCCGGCATGAACGACACCGAGGTGCGCAGCGTCCTCGGCTCCTTCCTCTTCTCGGGCGCCGACGCCGACAAGCCCGCCCGCGTGCTCTCCGGAGGCGAGAAGACGCGCCTCGCCCTCGCCATGCTCGTCGTCTCCAGCGCCAACGTCCTGCTCCTGGACGAGCCGACGAACAACCTCGACCCCGCCAGCCGCGAGGAGATCCTCGGGGCGCTGTCCACCTTCGAGGGCGCCGTCGTCCTCGTCACCCACGACGAGGGCGCCGTCGAGGCCCTCGAGCCCGACCGCGTCCTCCTCCTGCCCGACGGCGACGAGGACCTGTGGAACGACTCCTACCTCGAGCTCGTCACCCTCGCCTGA
- a CDS encoding glucose PTS transporter subunit IIA: MATQTSAPEAIIEAVGGPENIAHLTHCATRLRFQLNDASVVDTPTVEKIPGVMGAVPQSGDRYQVIIGGTVQSMYEKIMALPEMQDLGQGGGAKRQSDADVKAAARAGGVRGKFSWVDNFFEFLSDSFRPIIGALLGASIFITFMALMGTLGVIGNWADSRVTLEPTWAYLNLTWRSVFYFLPLMVAYNASRKLGADPWVGFAVMAMTMLPGFAALGTLDQATSLTFMGSEITTIKLFGGIPLTIFDYGSQVFPPLLMAAVLGPLTKWLKRIIPEGVQLIFVPFFAMLVMFPLTSFILGPIGVYVGAWLAHLLNAINSVSPFIFCIIIPLAYPFMVPLGLHWPINAIMLLNIQEYGKDFIQGPMGCWNFAAFGATAGVLVLAVRNKETDMRQTATGALFAGLVGGISEPSLYGIHLRYKRIYPRMLVGCVVGGLIQGIFGGVTTSAFVFTSLLTIPAFSNIPLYAISVLASFFTAMVLVIISDYRTPEDRAEQREIAAQNAADEAREAELAGVSATSASEHQLAAGSTAVSAAAPAAGAGTGAVESAAPAGKPALEPGTVTDVASPLTGVVMPLDQVDDPVFASGAVGQGAGLNPVGDVVVTAPAAGTVVVAPASGHAYGITLDSGVEILIHVGIDTVNLEGKGFDVKVKQGDRVEAGQELVRVDRSVVEEAGYQLTTPVLITNTAKFASVEVVAEGEVAPGAPLIRVTA, from the coding sequence GTGGCAACACAGACCTCAGCACCTGAGGCGATCATCGAGGCCGTCGGAGGCCCCGAGAACATCGCCCACCTCACCCACTGCGCGACGCGCCTGCGCTTCCAGCTCAACGACGCGTCCGTCGTCGACACCCCCACCGTCGAGAAGATCCCCGGCGTCATGGGCGCGGTCCCCCAGTCCGGCGACCGCTACCAGGTCATCATCGGCGGCACCGTCCAGTCGATGTACGAGAAGATCATGGCCCTGCCCGAGATGCAGGACCTCGGCCAGGGCGGCGGCGCCAAGCGCCAGTCCGACGCCGACGTCAAGGCCGCGGCCCGCGCCGGCGGCGTCCGCGGGAAGTTCTCCTGGGTGGACAACTTCTTCGAGTTCCTCTCGGACTCCTTCCGCCCGATCATCGGCGCGCTCCTCGGCGCCTCGATCTTCATCACCTTCATGGCTCTCATGGGCACCCTGGGCGTCATCGGCAACTGGGCCGACTCCCGCGTCACCCTCGAGCCGACCTGGGCCTACCTCAACCTGACCTGGCGCTCGGTCTTCTACTTCCTGCCGCTCATGGTGGCCTACAACGCCTCCAGGAAGCTTGGCGCGGACCCATGGGTCGGCTTCGCCGTCATGGCGATGACGATGCTGCCCGGCTTCGCGGCCCTCGGCACCCTCGACCAGGCCACGAGCCTCACCTTCATGGGCTCCGAGATCACCACCATCAAGCTCTTCGGCGGCATCCCGCTGACGATCTTCGACTACGGCTCGCAGGTGTTCCCGCCGCTGCTCATGGCCGCCGTCCTCGGCCCGCTCACCAAGTGGCTCAAGCGGATCATCCCCGAGGGCGTCCAGCTCATCTTCGTGCCCTTCTTCGCGATGCTCGTCATGTTCCCGCTCACGAGCTTCATCCTCGGCCCGATCGGCGTCTACGTCGGCGCCTGGCTCGCCCACCTGCTCAACGCCATCAACAGCGTCTCGCCCTTCATCTTCTGCATCATCATCCCGCTGGCGTACCCCTTCATGGTGCCGCTGGGCCTCCACTGGCCCATCAACGCGATCATGCTGCTCAACATTCAGGAGTACGGCAAGGACTTCATCCAGGGTCCCATGGGCTGCTGGAACTTCGCGGCCTTCGGCGCCACTGCCGGCGTGCTCGTCCTCGCCGTCCGCAACAAGGAGACGGACATGCGTCAGACGGCGACCGGCGCGCTCTTCGCGGGCCTCGTCGGCGGCATCTCCGAGCCGAGCCTCTACGGCATCCACCTGCGCTACAAGCGCATCTACCCGCGCATGCTCGTCGGCTGCGTCGTCGGCGGCCTCATCCAGGGCATCTTCGGGGGCGTCACCACGAGCGCCTTCGTCTTCACCTCGCTCCTGACGATCCCGGCGTTCTCGAACATCCCGCTCTACGCGATCTCCGTCCTGGCCTCCTTCTTCACCGCCATGGTGCTCGTCATCATCTCCGACTACCGCACCCCCGAGGACCGCGCCGAGCAGCGCGAGATCGCCGCTCAGAACGCCGCCGACGAGGCCCGTGAGGCCGAGCTCGCCGGCGTGTCCGCCACGAGCGCCTCCGAGCACCAGCTCGCCGCCGGCTCCACCGCGGTCTCTGCGGCCGCCCCCGCCGCCGGTGCCGGCACCGGCGCCGTCGAGTCCGCCGCGCCCGCCGGCAAGCCGGCGCTCGAGCCGGGCACCGTCACCGACGTCGCCTCCCCGCTCACCGGCGTCGTCATGCCGCTCGACCAGGTCGACGACCCGGTCTTCGCCTCCGGCGCGGTCGGCCAGGGCGCCGGTCTCAACCCGGTCGGCGACGTCGTCGTCACCGCCCCGGCGGCCGGCACCGTCGTCGTGGCCCCCGCCTCGGGCCACGCCTACGGCATCACGCTGGACTCCGGCGTCGAGATCCTCATCCACGTCGGCATCGACACGGTCAACCTCGAGGGCAAGGGCTTCGACGTCAAGGTCAAGCAGGGCGACCGCGTCGAGGCGGGCCAGGAGCTCGTCCGCGTCGACCGCTCCGTCGTCGAGGAGGCCGGCTACCAGCTGACCACCCCGGTGCTCATCACCAACACCGCGAAGTTCGCCTCCGTCGAGGTCGTCGCCGAGGGCGAGGTCGCCCCGGGCGCCCCGCTCATTCGCGTCACCGCCTGA
- a CDS encoding TrmH family RNA methyltransferase — MILCIKSLEGLDDAAVRALLADYTSLTDVALRRRLETERGLYMAESSKVIVRAVQAGHAPRSLLMAERWYDELRPVIAAANGTDGREDGGGVPVIIAPEEVLETITGFHLHRGALAAMNRPVLPGVGELLASARGGLGARRVAVLEDLVDHTNVGAAFRSAAALGIDAVLVTPRCADPLYRRSVRVSMGTVFQVPWTRIERWPALDELHEAGFTVAAMTLSDGSVSLDEFSASPACSGPDSRVAIVLGTEGDGLARRTITAADAVVRIPMAGGVDSLNVAAAAAVAYWELRARD, encoded by the coding sequence GTGATCCTTTGCATCAAGAGCCTCGAGGGCCTGGACGACGCCGCCGTCCGGGCACTCCTTGCCGACTACACGAGCCTCACCGACGTCGCCCTGCGCCGCCGCCTCGAGACCGAGCGCGGGCTCTACATGGCCGAGTCCTCCAAGGTCATCGTCCGCGCCGTCCAGGCCGGTCACGCGCCCCGCTCCCTGCTCATGGCTGAGCGCTGGTACGACGAGCTCCGGCCCGTCATCGCCGCCGCGAACGGCACGGACGGCCGCGAGGACGGCGGTGGCGTCCCCGTCATCATCGCCCCGGAGGAGGTTCTCGAGACCATCACCGGCTTCCACCTCCACCGCGGGGCGCTGGCCGCGATGAACCGCCCCGTCCTGCCGGGCGTCGGCGAGCTCCTCGCCTCCGCCCGCGGCGGGCTGGGGGCCCGGCGCGTCGCCGTGCTCGAGGACCTCGTCGACCACACGAACGTCGGCGCGGCCTTCCGCTCCGCCGCCGCGCTCGGCATCGACGCCGTCCTCGTCACCCCGCGGTGCGCGGACCCGCTCTACCGCCGCAGCGTGCGCGTCTCCATGGGGACCGTCTTCCAGGTCCCGTGGACCCGGATCGAGCGGTGGCCCGCCCTCGACGAGCTCCACGAGGCCGGCTTCACGGTGGCCGCCATGACGCTCTCCGACGGCTCGGTGAGCCTCGACGAGTTCTCCGCCTCCCCGGCCTGCTCCGGGCCCGACTCACGCGTCGCGATCGTCCTGGGCACGGAGGGCGACGGCCTGGCCCGCCGGACGATCACGGCCGCCGACGCCGTCGTCCGCATCCCGATGGCCGGGGGAGTGGACTCCCTCAACGTGGCCGCGGCGGCCGCCGTCGCCTACTGGGAGCTGCGCGCCCGGGACTGA
- a CDS encoding ABC transporter ATP-binding protein, with the protein MSRGPGPKAPNQKAKNFGPTMRRLIGTLRPERGLISLALLLTTVSVVLNVIGPKILARATNVIFGGVMGKLLAANGVPAGMSGEQLAQALRAAGQTKYADMVTQYDVVSGQGMDFDRLARILLATLAVYALSAVFLWIQGRILAGVVQRTARTLRADVEEKVNRVPLSYLDHGSRGDTLSRLTNDVDNISQTLQQTMSQAFSAILTIVGVVVMMLTISLQLSLVALCTIPLAGLLTVLIAKRAQPHFTEQWDATGDVSGIVEEAFTGHEAVALFSSEAEFSRMFDKDNTRLYEGSYKAQWISGTIQPVMRLVSNLNFVIVAVIGGVRVANGTMTLGDVQAFLQYSQQFGQPITQLASMANLLQSGAASAERVFEILDAPEERDTTAPQALAEPVRGRVVFDHVRFSYSPDTELITDLNLTVEPGQTVAIVGPTGAGKTTLVNLLLRFYDPQAGAITLDGVDTKDLTRDALREQIGMVLQDTWLFEGTIGENIAFGSAGATQEQVVAAARAASVDHIVSALPKGYDTVIDDSGSGVSAGEKQLITIARAFLADRQILVLDEATSSVDTRTELLVQKAMVELREGRTAFVIAHRLSTIRDADVILVMQHGDIVEQGSHDELIAAGGAYYELYQSQFVGPQGEEEPAEERDPLLNDVGYKPRHRK; encoded by the coding sequence ATGAGCCGCGGACCCGGGCCCAAGGCCCCCAACCAGAAGGCCAAGAACTTCGGCCCCACCATGCGCCGGCTCATCGGGACACTGCGCCCCGAGCGCGGCCTCATCTCCCTCGCGCTGCTGCTCACCACGGTCTCCGTGGTCCTCAACGTCATCGGCCCGAAGATCCTCGCCCGCGCGACCAACGTCATCTTCGGCGGGGTCATGGGCAAGCTCCTCGCCGCGAACGGCGTCCCCGCCGGGATGAGCGGTGAGCAGCTCGCCCAGGCCCTGCGCGCCGCCGGCCAGACCAAGTACGCGGACATGGTGACCCAGTACGACGTCGTCTCCGGCCAGGGCATGGACTTCGACAGGCTGGCGAGGATCCTGCTGGCGACCCTCGCCGTCTACGCCCTCTCCGCGGTCTTCCTGTGGATCCAGGGCCGGATCCTCGCCGGCGTCGTCCAGCGCACCGCCCGCACGCTGCGCGCCGACGTCGAGGAGAAGGTCAACCGCGTCCCGCTGTCCTACCTGGACCACGGCAGCCGCGGCGACACGCTCTCCCGCCTCACCAACGACGTCGACAACATCAGTCAGACCCTGCAGCAGACGATGTCGCAGGCCTTCAGCGCGATCCTCACGATCGTCGGCGTCGTCGTCATGATGCTGACGATCTCCCTGCAGCTCTCCCTCGTCGCCCTGTGCACGATCCCGCTCGCCGGGCTCCTCACCGTCCTCATCGCCAAGCGCGCCCAGCCGCACTTCACGGAGCAGTGGGACGCGACGGGCGACGTCTCGGGCATCGTCGAGGAGGCCTTCACCGGCCACGAGGCCGTCGCGCTGTTCAGCTCCGAGGCCGAGTTCAGCCGCATGTTCGACAAGGACAACACGCGCCTGTACGAGGGCTCCTACAAGGCGCAGTGGATCTCCGGCACCATCCAGCCGGTCATGCGCCTGGTGTCCAACCTCAACTTCGTCATCGTCGCGGTCATCGGCGGCGTGCGCGTCGCCAACGGCACCATGACCCTCGGCGACGTCCAGGCCTTCCTGCAGTACTCCCAGCAGTTCGGCCAGCCGATCACGCAGCTCGCCTCCATGGCGAACCTGCTCCAGTCCGGCGCCGCCTCCGCCGAGCGCGTCTTCGAGATCCTCGACGCCCCCGAGGAGAGGGACACGACCGCCCCGCAGGCGCTCGCCGAGCCCGTCCGCGGCCGGGTCGTCTTCGACCACGTCCGCTTCTCCTACAGCCCCGACACCGAGCTCATCACCGACCTCAACCTTACCGTCGAGCCCGGCCAGACCGTCGCGATCGTCGGGCCCACGGGCGCCGGCAAGACGACGCTCGTCAACCTCCTCCTGCGCTTCTACGACCCGCAGGCGGGCGCCATCACCCTCGACGGCGTCGACACGAAGGACCTCACCCGCGACGCCCTGCGCGAGCAGATCGGCATGGTCCTCCAGGACACCTGGCTCTTCGAGGGCACGATCGGCGAGAACATCGCCTTCGGTTCCGCCGGCGCCACCCAGGAGCAGGTCGTGGCGGCCGCCCGCGCCGCCAGCGTCGACCACATCGTCTCCGCCCTGCCCAAGGGCTACGACACCGTCATCGACGACTCCGGCTCGGGCGTCTCCGCCGGTGAGAAGCAGCTCATCACCATCGCGCGGGCCTTCCTCGCCGACCGGCAGATCCTCGTCCTCGACGAGGCGACGAGCTCGGTCGACACCCGCACCGAGCTGCTCGTGCAGAAGGCGATGGTCGAGCTGCGCGAGGGCCGCACGGCCTTCGTGATCGCCCACCGCCTGTCCACGATCCGCGACGCGGACGTCATCCTCGTCATGCAGCACGGCGACATCGTCGAGCAGGGCAGCCACGACGAGCTCATCGCCGCCGGCGGCGCCTACTACGAGCTCTACCAGAGCCAGTTCGTCGGTCCCCAGGGCGAGGAGGAGCCCGCCGAGGAGCGCGACCCGCTGCTCAACGACGTCGGGTACAAGCCGAGGCACCGCAAGTGA
- a CDS encoding ABC transporter ATP-binding protein, with amino-acid sequence MLSKTLRHYLSPYWGSLLAVFVLKIIETTAALSLPTLNADIINDGVIPGDTDKIWHLGGEMLALTAVQGVVAVLGTYLAAKASMALGREMRRDIFNHVQRFNLEEVSRFGAPSLITRSTNDIQQIQMVVFMICAMMLMAPIMLVGGTVMALRVDVPLSGLLLVLIPLLLLVLGLIMSRLLPHFKVMQSRIDRVNLVMREQIQGVRVIRAFVRQDQRDEVFRVANDELTGTSLRIGYLFAVLFPGVTIIMNLASVGVMWFGGHRIDSGGMQVGDLTAFLNYIMQILFSVMIAVVLVTMLPRAQVAAERFQDVLAVEPSITAPASPEHLPAASGLAAGTGRGREVRLDHVSFRYPGADAPVLSDVDLIVEAGRTTAFIGSTGSGKTTLINLIPRLLDVSEGAVTVDGVDVRELDPVELRASVATVPQKAYLFSGTIRSTLQHGKSGATDAELWAALDAAQASDFVQQLDDGLDHEVEQGGVNFSGGQRQRLAIARALVREAGVYVFDDSFSALDYATDARLRAGLPRATGGATVVVVAQRVASIRTADRIVVLDEGHVVGVGTHEELMDTCPTYSEIVLSQISAEEAA; translated from the coding sequence GTGCTATCCAAGACCCTGCGTCACTATCTGAGCCCCTACTGGGGCTCTCTGCTCGCGGTCTTCGTCCTCAAGATCATCGAGACGACCGCGGCCCTGTCGCTGCCGACCCTCAACGCCGACATCATCAACGACGGCGTCATCCCCGGTGACACGGACAAGATCTGGCACCTGGGCGGCGAGATGCTCGCGCTCACCGCCGTCCAGGGCGTCGTCGCCGTCCTCGGCACCTACCTCGCCGCGAAGGCCTCCATGGCGCTCGGACGAGAGATGCGCCGGGACATCTTCAACCACGTGCAGCGCTTCAACCTCGAGGAGGTCTCGCGCTTCGGCGCCCCCTCGCTCATCACGCGCTCCACCAACGACATCCAGCAGATCCAGATGGTCGTCTTCATGATCTGCGCCATGATGCTCATGGCCCCGATCATGCTGGTCGGCGGCACCGTCATGGCACTGCGCGTCGACGTCCCGCTCTCGGGCCTCCTGCTCGTCCTCATCCCGCTGCTGCTGCTCGTCCTCGGCCTCATCATGAGCAGGCTCCTGCCCCACTTCAAGGTGATGCAGTCGCGCATCGACCGCGTCAACCTCGTCATGCGCGAGCAGATCCAGGGCGTGCGCGTCATCCGGGCCTTCGTCCGCCAGGACCAGCGCGACGAGGTCTTCCGCGTCGCCAACGACGAGCTCACCGGCACGTCCCTGCGCATCGGCTACCTCTTCGCCGTCCTCTTCCCGGGCGTCACGATCATCATGAACCTCGCGAGCGTCGGCGTCATGTGGTTCGGCGGCCACCGCATCGACTCCGGCGGCATGCAGGTCGGCGACCTCACGGCCTTCCTCAACTACATCATGCAGATCCTCTTCTCGGTCATGATCGCCGTCGTGCTCGTGACGATGCTGCCCCGCGCCCAGGTCGCCGCCGAGCGGTTCCAGGACGTCCTCGCCGTCGAGCCCTCCATCACCGCGCCGGCGTCGCCAGAGCACCTCCCCGCCGCCTCCGGCCTGGCCGCGGGCACCGGACGCGGCCGCGAGGTCCGCCTGGACCACGTCTCCTTCCGCTACCCGGGCGCGGACGCCCCCGTCCTGTCCGACGTCGACCTCATCGTCGAGGCCGGCCGCACGACGGCCTTCATCGGCTCCACCGGCTCAGGCAAGACGACCCTCATCAACCTCATCCCGCGTCTCCTCGACGTCTCCGAGGGCGCGGTCACGGTCGACGGCGTCGACGTGCGCGAGCTCGACCCCGTCGAGCTGCGAGCGTCCGTCGCCACCGTCCCCCAGAAGGCCTACCTGTTCTCGGGGACCATCCGCTCAACCCTTCAGCACGGCAAGAGCGGCGCGACGGACGCAGAGCTCTGGGCCGCGCTCGACGCCGCCCAGGCCTCCGACTTCGTCCAGCAGCTCGACGACGGCCTCGACCACGAGGTCGAGCAGGGCGGCGTCAACTTCTCCGGCGGCCAGCGCCAGCGCCTCGCCATCGCCCGGGCCCTCGTGCGAGAGGCCGGCGTCTACGTCTTCGACGACTCCTTCTCCGCGCTGGACTACGCGACCGACGCGCGTCTGCGCGCCGGCCTGCCGCGCGCGACCGGCGGGGCGACCGTCGTCGTCGTCGCCCAGCGCGTCGCGTCCATCCGCACCGCCGACCGCATCGTCGTCCTCGACGAGGGCCATGTCGTCGGCGTCGGCACCCACGAGGAGCTCATGGACACCTGTCCGACCTACTCGGAGATCGTCCTGTCCCAGATCAGCGCCGAGGAGGCCGCATGA
- a CDS encoding SPFH domain-containing protein, producing the protein MASASTVSLVVLLLIALFVVVTIAKAIRIVPQSNAIIVERLGKFQAEFGAGLHLLVPFIDRVRTTVDLREQVVSFPPQPVITSDNLVVSIDSVIYYQVTDPKRATYEIANYLQAIEQLTVTTLRNVIGSMDLEQTLTSRDQINGQLRGVLDQATGRWGIRVSNVELKSIDPPASIQGAMEQQMRAERDRRAAILTAEGVKQSQILTAEGDKQSAILRAEGQAQSAILKAQGESRAILQVFDAIHRGNADPKLLAYQYLQTLPKIANGNSSKMWIVPTEFTAALDGIAGALGGKDGSGASGSGAFRGDDGESVGVDLSGMDSGLDIASDLAATNLQTPEEALAQARGEAESATREASDESATARGGRGGSQAQEPSAPPSIPPTRLADGGQQG; encoded by the coding sequence ATGGCATCAGCCTCGACCGTCTCCCTCGTCGTCCTCCTCCTCATCGCGCTCTTCGTCGTCGTCACCATCGCCAAGGCGATCCGGATCGTGCCGCAGTCCAACGCGATCATCGTGGAGCGCCTGGGCAAGTTCCAGGCGGAGTTCGGTGCCGGCCTCCACCTCCTCGTCCCCTTCATCGACAGGGTCCGCACCACCGTGGACCTGCGCGAGCAGGTCGTCTCCTTCCCGCCGCAGCCCGTCATCACCTCCGACAACCTCGTCGTCTCCATCGACTCCGTCATCTACTACCAGGTGACCGACCCCAAGCGCGCCACCTACGAGATCGCCAACTACCTCCAGGCCATCGAGCAGCTCACCGTCACGACGCTGCGCAACGTCATCGGATCCATGGACCTCGAGCAGACGCTCACGAGCCGTGACCAGATCAACGGCCAGCTCCGCGGCGTCCTCGACCAGGCCACGGGCCGCTGGGGCATCCGCGTGAGCAACGTCGAGCTCAAGTCCATCGACCCGCCCGCCTCCATCCAGGGCGCCATGGAGCAGCAGATGCGCGCCGAGCGCGACCGCCGCGCCGCCATCCTCACCGCCGAGGGCGTCAAGCAGTCCCAGATCCTCACCGCCGAGGGCGACAAGCAGTCCGCCATCCTCCGCGCCGAGGGCCAGGCGCAGTCCGCGATCCTCAAGGCTCAGGGCGAGTCCCGCGCCATCCTCCAGGTCTTCGACGCCATCCACCGCGGCAACGCCGACCCGAAGCTCCTCGCCTACCAGTACCTCCAGACCCTGCCCAAGATCGCCAACGGCAACAGCTCGAAGATGTGGATCGTCCCCACCGAGTTCACCGCGGCCCTCGACGGCATCGCCGGTGCGCTCGGCGGCAAGGACGGCTCCGGCGCGTCCGGCTCGGGCGCCTTCCGCGGCGACGACGGGGAGAGCGTCGGCGTCGACCTGTCCGGCATGGACTCCGGTCTCGACATCGCCTCCGACCTCGCGGCGACGAACCTTCAGACCCCCGAGGAGGCCCTGGCCCAGGCCCGCGGCGAGGCCGAGTCGGCCACCCGCGAGGCCTCCGACGAGTCCGCGACCGCCCGCGGCGGCCGCGGCGGCTCGCAGGCGCAGGAGCCCTCGGCACCGCCGTCGATCCCGCCGACGCGCCTCGCCGACGGAGGTCAGCAGGGCTGA